Within Nocardia terpenica, the genomic segment GTTCGGGCGGCCGATCGGCGCCTTCCAGGCCGTTTCGCATCGAATCGTCGGTATGAAGCGGCGGCTGGAAGCCGCGCGATTGTCGCTGTATCGCGCGGCGTGGGATCTGACGGCCGAGCGACCGAGCGGAATGTCCGGCGCACTGGCGAAGCTGGCCATCGGCGACGCCCTCGTGGAATCCGGCCTCGACGCCGTCCACCTCCACGGCGGCTACGGCTATCTGGAGGATCTGGAATTCGCGGGACAGCTCCGCGATGCCGTGGCCAGCCGGATCTATTCCGGGACTTCGGAACTGCTCAGCGATCTGGTCGCACGCAAACTGGGAATCTGAATTCGGGGAGTGACGATGCAACAGGAAACGATCGTGGCCGGGGTCAGCGATTTCATTCGCCGGGAGGCGCGATGGCAGGCCGATCCGAGCCTGCTCACCTCCGACTATCCGCTCTTGGACAGCGGGGTCATCGACTCCGTCACCCTGCTGAAAATGGTTGCCTATCTTCAGCAGAGCTTCGGAATCGTCATCCGCGACGAGGATCTGCTGCCGGAGAACTTCGCGGATATCGATGCGGTGGTCCGATTCGTAGGCGAGTGCCAGGGGAAGTGATCGCATGCGCTACCTCCTGCACCAGGTCCTGGAAGAGGCGGCCGACCGACACCCGGACGCGCCCGCGGTCATCGATCCGCTCGAGACATGGAGCTATCGACAGCTCGACCGGCGCGCCGACCGGATAGCGAATCTGCTCGCGGAGCTCGGCGTCGCGAAGGGGGACCGGGTCGGCATCTACGCGGACAAATCGGCATGGACGGTGGCGACGCTGTACGCCGTGCTGAAGGTCGGCGGCGTCTACGTTCCCCTGGATGTCCTGAGCCCGCTCGACCGGCTCGAACACGTGCTCCGCGACGCCGGGATCGCGCTGGTGGTCGCGTCGCCGTCCCGCGCCCGCGCCGTGGCCGAGCTGAGCGACCGCGTGCCCGGCCTCGCCGCGATCGCGGTGGGCGCGGGCGAGGAGGCCAACGCCGATCCGCTGCCGTGCTTTTCGCCGGACAGGATCGATGCCCGCCCGCCCTCGCCCCCGCCCGTCGACACGATCGATCGCGATCTGGCCTACATCCTGTACACGTCGGGGTCGACCGGAACGCCCAAGGGCGTGATGCTCAGCCATCGCAACGCGCTGGCCTTCGTCGAATGGGCCGGGGCCACCTTCGATGTCACGAGCGAGGACCGGCTCTCCAGCCATGCTCCGCTGCACTTCGACCTGTCCGTCTTCGACCTGTACGTCGCGGCCTGGGCGGCGGCCGCCGTGGTCCTGTTGCCGGCGTCGGCCTCGATCTTCCCGGCGTCGCTGGCAGCGTTGATCGAGCGGCACCGCATCACGGTGTGGTACTCGGTGCCCTCGGTGCTCGTCGCGTTGGCCACCCGCGGGGGTCTGCGTTCGGATCGGGTGGCGACCCTGCGGGCGGTGCTGTTCGCGGGCGAGGTCTTTGCGCCGGGGCGGCTGCGTGAGCTCATGGAGCTGCTGCCGGGACGCCGTTTCGCCAACCTCTACGGTCCGACCGAGAGCAATGTCTGCGCCTGGCACGACATTCCCGCGCCGCCGCAGGGCACCGACCCGATTCCGATCGGGCGCGCCGTGGCCAATACCGAGCTGTGGGCGGTCACCGATTCCGGTCGGCGAGCCCGGCAGGGTGAGATCGGCGAGCTGCACGTGCGCGGTGCGACGGTCATGTGCGGGTATTGGGGAGATCCCGATCGCACCGCGCTGCGGCTGATTCCGCACGAATCGGGTGTCCCCGGTGATCTCGTCCTGCGCACCGGTGATCTGGTCCGCGTGGGCCCCGCCGGGCAGTTCACCTTCATCGGCAGGCGGGATCACCAGGTGAAGCGGCGCGGATTCCGCATCGAGCTCGGTGATATCGAGGCGGCGGTGACGGGACATCCACAGGTCTGCGAATGCGCCGCCGTGGTGATTGCCGATGCGACGCAAGACCTTCGGATCGTCGTCTTCGCGGCGCCGGACGCGGTGTCCGAGGCGGACATTCTGGCCCACTGCCGGAAAAAGCTGCCGCACTACATGATTCCCGACGAGGTGCGAATCGCCGATTCGTTGCCCAAAACGTCGACGCACAAGGTGGATCGGCAGCGGCTGATCGCCGGCACATCGAGTAGGGAGGACTCTGGTGGCATTCGAGGCACGGCGGACACCTGCGACGCCATCGGCAATTCTGCGGCACGCCGGATATCGATTGCTGGAACCATTCCGGCCCGGCCTGCACACGACCGATCCCGGGGAGCGTGACTACCTACGATTGAGTCTCAGCGAGAACAGCTACGGCATGTCGCCTCGTGCCGAGCGTGCGCTGCGGGCGGAGGTGACCCGCACCAACCGATATCCGGATTCGACCGCCGCTTCCCTCGCCGCCTCGATCGCCGCTCACTATTCGATCGATCCGCGAAACATCGTGGTCGGCAACGGGATCGACGAGCTGCTGCTGTTCACCGCGCTGGGACTCATCGGGCCCGGCGGAACCGGAATAGTCTCGGCGGGAACATATCCCGGCCACGAGGCGGCCGTGCACGCGGTCCGCGCGGAATGCGTTCGCATCCCCCTGGCCGATCACCGGATCGATGTCGGAGCGACCTGCGCGGCCATGCGGCGCGCGCCGCGGTCGGTGGTCTATATCTGCAATCCGCACAACCCGACCGGGTCGCTGCTCACCGCGGAGGAGATCGCCCGACTGGTCGCGGCGGCCGAGGACACCGAGGCGGTGCTCGTCATGGACGAGGCGTATATGGAATTCGCCCGCCCGGATTTCCGCGACTCCGCGGTGCCGTACGTGGCCGGTGGCGCCCCGGTGATCGTGTTGCGCACCTTCTCGAAGATCTACGGCCTGGCGGGCCTGCGCTGCGGCTATGCGATGGCGCCCTCCGGCTATGCCGAGCAACTGCGAAAGATCAAGCACGTCACGGTGTACAACGTGAACAGGTTCGCCCTGGCGGCCGCGGAGGCGAGTCTCGCGGATCAGGACTTCGTCGCCACCGTCCGCGACCGGACGCGGGCCGCGCACGAGCATTTCCTCCGGCGGATCGCCCCGCTGCCGTGGGTGCACGCGGTGCCGTCGGTGACGAACTTCGTGCTGTGCCGCCTGCCGTGGGAGCCGACCTGGGTCGCGGAGCAGCTGATCCGTCGCGACGTGCTGGTTCGCCCGTGTTCGGATATGGGTTTCCGCAACCACATTCGAGTCGGGCTCGGAACGGAGACCGAACTCGACTCCGTCGTCGACGCCCTGGCGGCCGTGGCGGCGGGTCGGCCCATCGAAACCGCCGCCGCCCGCTCATGACCGCGCCCCTGCTCTCGGTGATCATTCCCGTGTACGCGCGCCGCGACGAGCTGACGAGGCTGTTGAATTCCCTGGCCGCCCAATCTCCTCGGTCCGGATCGATGGAGGTCGTGGTGGTCGAGAACCGGGAGATGCTCAACCGGCAGTGGCTGTCTAGGGCGGACTTTCCGTTCCCCGTGCGCCACGAATTCGCCGCGGAGGGCAATCAATCGCTGTGCCGCAATCTCGGCGCCGAGGTCTGCGCGGGCGATGTGCTGCTGTTCGTCGACTCCGATATCGAATTCGCCGCGGGCGCCCTCGCCGTCCTTCGCGACCGTTCGCTCGACGATCCGGAGCGCATCGTGCTCGCCGATGTGCTGCCGCTGCCGGGGCGGGTGCGGTCGCTGGGCACCTACCTCTACGACGTCCCCTCGTTCTTTCGCGAGTACCGGCGGCGCGCACGACTGGGCGCGCTCGACTTCCGGGCCTTCGTCTCGTGCGGTTTCGCCATGTCGCGCAGCGCTTTCCGAGCCGTCGGCGGTTTCGATCCCGGATTCACCCACTACGGGTACGAGGACGTCGAGTTCGCGCTGCGGGCGCAGCGGAGCGGCGTGGGGTTCGCGCTGTGCGCCGCCCGCGCATTCCATCACAAGGCGCTCGGGCCGGACAGCCTGCTGCGGCGGTTCACCGATCTCGGGCACTCCGCGGTGCATCTGACGCGGTGCATCCCGGACGTGGAGGACATCATGCCGGTCGGGGTGCGCGCGGTCCGCGACGGGGAGCTGAGTTTTCCCGACGATTTCGATATCGCCTCGACCGTGGCGGCGGCACGGGCGGTGGAACGCGAGCTCGATCTCGCGCGGGTGGGGCAGGGGCGCGTCTCGGCACGTGAGCTGTTCGTCGACGGACGGGAGCTGTACCGCCGGATCGCGCTCTTCGGACGGTTCACAGGAATTCGGGCGGAATTGTCGCCCGAGCCATTCGACGACAGGCGGGCGGTGCGATGCAACTCTGTACCTACATCTATCGGCGGCTCCACGAACGCGGCATACGCTATGCCTTCGGCGTCCCCGGATCCTTCGTGATGCCGATCTGGCAGGAGTTCTCCCAGGCGCCGGAGATCGTGCTGGCGCGGCAGGAGACCGGCGCGGTCTTCATGGCCGATGGGTGGGCCCGAGCCACCGGCCGACTGGGTGTCGCGGTGGCGACCATCGGGCCCGGCCTGACGAACTGCGTCACGGGCGTCGCGAGCGCCTACCGGGATTCGGTGCCGCTGCTCGTGCTCACCGGGCAGGCGCCGACCGCCACCTTCGGCCGCGGAGCGTTCCTGGAATCGTATGTGCTCGACCGCAGCGTGTCGCCGGGCGATCTGTTCGGCCCGATCACCAAGGCGTCGATGGAGATCGTCGACCTGGCCAATGCGCGCTTCCAGGTGGATACCGCGATCGATCTGGCGCTGGCGGGTCGCCCGGGACCGGTGCATCTGAGCGTTCCGTTCGATCTTCAGGAGACCGAGCTGCCGGAGGAACAGGCGCCCCCGGGGCTGGAGGCGTCCGAGGGGCCGGGGATCGCCCGGATCGGCGGTGCACCCGGCGAGGCGCTGTCGGCCACCGCGGCGGCGCTGACCCGGGCCCGGCGGCCGTTGATCCTGGCCGGGTGGGGTTCGGTGCTGTCCGGGGCGATGGAGGCGGTGGCCGAACTGGCCGTCATGGTCGACGCGCCGGTCGTCTCGACCACGAAGTCGGTGAGTTGCCTGCCGGGTGATCACCCGCTGTTCCTGGGACATCTGGGACCGGGGCAGCGTCCGGATCTGGTGTCGACGCTGCGCGACTACGATCCCGACACCGTTCTGGTCCTGGGCGCCAGCATGTCCGCCTACTACACCCAGCCGATCGGCGACATCCTGAAGCGCGCGTTCGTGATTCGGGTGGATATCGAGGCCGAGCAGCTACAGCTGCGGCAGCGGCCGCAGGTCGCCGTCCACGCGGACGTCTCCACCGCGACCACGGCGTTGGCGGCGATCCTGAAGGGTGAGGGCGACGCTCCGAGCGGCACCGCCTCGAGCCGAACCTTCGTCCGCGAGTTCCAGGAACGCGGGCGTGCCGCGGTCGCCGCGCAGGCGACGACCTTCGGTGACAGCGTCTCGATGTCGGGCGTGGTGGCCCGGCTCGCCGAGCTGCTACCGGCCACGGCCGTGGTCGTTCCGGACGCGGGCAATCACTGGCTGGACACGCTGTCGCTGTTCCGGGCGCCGCTCGCCGGTGGCCTACAGCTCAACTGCGGGCTGGGCGCGATGGGGTGGGCCATCGGCGCATCGATCGGAATGGCGTTGGCCCGACCCGATATTCGGACGGTCTGCGTGACCGGCGACGGCTCGATCCTGATGCACGGATGCGAGCTGTCGGTGGCCGCCGAGCGCGGCGCGAACCTGTTGGTCGTCGTGTTCAACAACCGGTCGCATGCCCGGGTGCGGATTCATCAGCAGAACGTGTACGCGGGAGACATTCGCGCCAGCGACATCTCCGATATCGACTTCACCCGCTGGCTCCAGGCCATGGGCATCCCGACCTTCGGCATCGACGGCCCCGACGACGTGGAGACCGGCCTGCGGGCGGCGCTGGCGACGCCGGGCGTCGTCGGCGTGGAGGTGAAATGCCATCCCGACGAGGTACCCGCCGGGCTGCGGGACTGGATCGGAGCGTCGGCATGAAGCCCACGGCGGTCCTGACGGGCGCCTCGAGGGGGATCGGCGCGGCGGTGCTGGAAAGCCTGGTCGAGGACGGCCATCACTGCCTCGTCATCGGTCGGACTGAGCCCGAAACCGTCGGCGCCGCCGTCGATTTCCTGTCCGCCGATCTGTCCGATCGGGCCACCGTGGCCGCCCTGCCCGCCGAGGTGATGTCCTCGCTCGACCGGCGCGGTGGTCCCGCCGCGGTGCTGGTGAACAATGCGGGTGGCGGATACCCCTGTCCCGCGGACGTTCTCGATCCGGAGACCGCCGCCGCCGAGGTCACCCTGAATCTGCTCGCCCCGATGATGCTGGTGCGCGCCGTGCTGCCCGGCATGATCGCGGCCGGTGCCGGCACGATCGTCAATGTCGCGTCGACGGCGGAGCGGCCGGGCGTGCCGTATCTGCATGCCTACAGCGCCAGCAAATCCGGATTGGTCGCCTACACCCAGAGCCTCGCGGCCGAGGTGGCGCCGAAGGGAATCCGGGCCAACTGCGTCTGTCCGGGGGCGGTGGCCACGGAGATGGCGGCGACCGGCCGGGCGGAGCTGGCCCGATTACACGGTCTCGCGCCGGGCGGCTACGAGGCGGAGATGGCCCGGCGCACCGGACTCGACCGCCTGCTGGATCCGCGGGAGGTCGCCGCCGCCGTTCGCTGGCTGTGCTCCGCCGAGAGCGGGGCCGTCAACGGTCAGACCATCAATGTGTGCGGAACGCTCTCGATGAGGTGAAACAGATGTCATTCCAACGTATTCGGATCGACGATGCCCTCCTGCCCGCCGTCGTCGAGATGTTCGACGAGCTCGGCGAGCCCGTCCAGGTACTCACGCCCGACAGCGACCGGCCACTGGTCGTGCACCACATCATGGGGCAGGTCACCCTGATCGCGGGCGGTACCGGATACGTCCTGATGGACGACGCGGAGTTCGCGGTGGGACCGGGGGATCTGCTGGTGCTGTCGCCGCGGTGCCGACACTCGTTCTACTGTCCGGAGGGCGAATTGACGCTGCGGCACTGGCATTGGCCGCAGCGGGAGTTGCACACCGACCGCACCATTCTCCGCGACGTCGCACCGTTCACCGCCGGAAGTCCGGCAGGTGAGGTCGATGCTCGATAACCCGGCGGCGCGCGGCTACGCCGCCCCGCTGCGAATACTGCTGGTGAACGGCAATTTCGCGGACGGAACCGTCGGCGGGACGCAGCGGTTCAGCTGGAATCTCGCGCGGTGGCTGATCGAACGCGGTCATGTGGTCGGGGTGCTGTGCCAGGGCGAACGCGACGAGGCGGAGACCGTGCACGGCATCCGGGTCTACCGCGTCCGCCCGCCGGCGCTGGGCACACCGCGCGGCGACCGGCTCGGCGTGGCGAATGCCACGCTGGCCGTGCACAATCCGGGTGTCGCCCCGAAGGTGTCCGCCGCGCTGCGGGAGTTCCGCCCGGATGTCTGCCACATCCAGATGTTGCGCCGGTTGACCTTCGCCACGCTGGCCGCGATCCGGCGGCACCGCGTACCGATCGTGCAGACCGTGCACGAGCTGTTCTCGCTCTGGAATTTCAATCCCTACCGCGGCATCCATCCCGACTGGGACACGATGTCGTCGCGCCCGCCGTGGACGGTGCGCCGCCTCAAGCAGATTCATCGCCGGCTCTCGGCCGGGGTCGCCCACGTGTGCGCGCCCTCCGAACTGGCCATGCGGGCCTATCGGGACGACGGCTACTTCCGCGACGTTCCCGGCACGGTCGTACCCAATGCCGTGCCGTGGGAATGGGGTACGCCGCGGGCGGCCGTGCGCCGTCGCATCGCGGCACTGGGGCACGGCGCGGAGCCGACCCGATTTCTCTATCTGGGGCGGGTGGACTACTACAAGGGCGTCGAATGCCTGCTGGATGCCTTGGCGGCGGTGCCGGACAACGACATTCGGCTCCACGTGGCGGGCACGGGCATGCTGGAACCACGGGTGCGGGCGGCCGCGGCGAAGGACGGCCGGATCGTGGTGCACGGCGCGGTCGACGGCGAGCACCGGCGTGCCCTGCTCGCGGAGGCCGATGCGCTCGTCTGCCCGTCGACGTCACCGGAGACCTTCGGACTGGTTGTGCTGGAGGCGTTCTGCGCCGGTTTGCCCGTCATCGCGAGCCGGGTCGGCGCGCTCCCGGAACTCGTCCGGCACGACGAGAACGGCCTGCTGGTCGCCCCCGGGTCGCCGGACGAGCTGGCATCGGCCCTGCGCGCGCTCCGCGAACCGTCCCGCCGGGCAGGGTTGCTGACCCGCGTGGCCGACAAGGCCGAGGAGTTTTCTCCGGACCGTTTCATCGACACACAGATCGGGATCTATCGCACGGTCGTGTCCGCCTCCGGCGGGCACTGATCCGACAATCCAACAGGAGGTCAGGGTGGTTGTACAGCACACCGAGTCCTATGCCGAACTCAAACGACGCAATGCGGAACTGAACCAGCAGGAGGTCCGGGCGGGTCTGGTCGAGCTTTCGAGCCTGCCTCGCTACATCATGGTGGAGCTCACCCAGGGCTGTAATCTGCACTGCCCGATGTGCCGCCCGGCCTCGATCGGCTACCGGGAACGCGAAATGGACCGGTCCATTTTCCGGCAAGCCACCGAATTATTGTTTCCCGCAGCGGAAATGGTGGACATCCGGGGCTGGGGCGAGAGCCTGCTGGCGCCGGACATCGACGACATCCTCGACACCGTGCGGTACTACGGGGCGCGGTGCCGGATCGTCACCAACCTCTCGCTGAAGCGACGCAAGGCCATGGATCGGCTGGTCGAGATGGACGCGATGATCGACGTCTCGCTCGACGCGGCCACGCAGGAGGTGCTCGACCTCAGCCGGACCGGCGCGAAGTTCACGATCATCGACGAGAACCTGCGCCGGATCGCGGCGCAGCTGCGGGCCCGGGACTCGATCGACTCGTTGCGGATCGTCGCCACCGTGCAGGCCTGCACGGTCGACAGCCTGGTCGGCCTGGTCGACTACGCGAACGACGCCGGTGTCCGCCATATCGTGCTCAACGAGGTCACCCTCGGTGAGGACGATCCGAACTCGCTCACGGGGCTGGACGACAGGGTGGACGCGGCGGTGCACGCGGCCTCGGTCCGGGCGGGCGAGCTCGGGGTCGAACTCTTCGCGGGCACCACGCTGGGCACGTGCGTGGGGCTGAAGAAGAACGTCCCGTTCTGCGTTCATCCGTGGTCGTACGCCACCATCGGCTACGACGGAAGCGTCGGGTACTGCGACCATTTGATCGGCCCCATGATGAAGCATTCGGGCATGGGCGATCTCACGAAACAGGGATTCGACGAGATATGGAACGGGCCGGAATGGCTCGGATTGCGCCGGTGGCACGCCGACGGGCACACGACCGACGTTCCGGCCTATCACCCGTGCTTCGAATGCTATCGGCACCGCAACGTCGATTTCGAGGACGTGTTCGAGCCTCGGTTGGAGCGGTACCGGCTGTCGGTGACCCCGGTGTGAATCCGATGGAACTGCAACTGATCGACGATCTGCCGCTGTTCGCGGCCAACGCGCGCCAGGCGCACGCCCGCCTGGCCGTCGAGCAGACCATGGCGGCCGCCGCCACCGACCTGCCCGCCGCCCTGCGCTACATCCCCTACCGGGAGCTGGTCGAATGGTGGTTGGGCAATGCCAGGATTCGCGCGGATCGGTTCGTCCTGGTGGGGGCGCGACCGGCCCTGTTGAACGCGGCCGGGGCGGTCGCATCGCACAGCGGCGCGATCGTCCAGGTGAAGGTGCGGCGGGAATTGGACCCGGCCGGACACACCGTGGCCGCACGGGTTCCGGCGGCCTTCGACACCGCGCTCGCGGAGCTGTCGGGCACCGCCGCCGAGGTCTGCGTGATCGACGACGTGCTGATGTCGGGCCATACGCTCTCGGCGGTGGTGGATCGCATCCGCGCCGCCGCGCCCGCCGCATCGATCTCGATCCGGCTCTTCCTCGAAAACGCGTTCGCGGGCCGGGAATTTCGGGCACGCCACCCGGACATGCCGATCCAGTCCGCGCGCCGGGTGGATTACCGGCCGGTCGCCGAGGGCACCGCGATCTTTCTGCGCGATCTGTTGTACGGGACGTTGCGGGGCAAGGAGTTCCTGGATCAGTCGGACCTGCTGCGGCCGTTCTTCGGCAGCGATCTGGGCCCGTTCCATGCGCTGCGCGCGACGATCGATGGCGTCGCGCGGCCGTCGCCGATCGGATCGCGATGACGGTGCGGCCGTCGCTGGCCGCCGTCGTGCTGGACTTCGACGGGCTCGTCCTCGATACCGAAACCACCCTGTGGCGGGCCTGTTCGGAGCAGTGCGGTGAGCTGGGGATGCGTATCGATCGCGACCGCTATCGGTCGTTGATCGGCGCGGCGCTTCCGCCGGAGGAATTCCTCCGGCGGATCCTGCCCCACCCGGTCGAGGTGGACCTGACCGCGCTGGCCGCGGCCGTCCGCGCGCGCAATCAGCGGCTGGCCGACGCGGAGGACGCGCTGCCCGGCGTCCGGGCACTGGTGGACGAGGCGGTGGCGGCCGCGGTGCCGCTGGCGGTGGCCTCCAGCTCGCGCCGCGAGTGGGTGGTGGGCCACCTGCGTCGGCTGGGCCTGTTGTCGTCGTTGTCCGCGGTGGTGTGCCGCGAGGATGTGGACGCCCGCAAACCCGCACCGGACCTTCATCTTTCGGCCGCACGGCGGCTCGGCGCGCGACCGGAGGAAATCCTCGCGCTCGAGGATTCGGTGATCGGGGCCGCCGGCGCCCGAGCGGCCGGGTTGCGCAGCGTGATCGTGCCGGGGCCGCTGACGTCGGTGGATCCGGATCCGGCTCAGGCCCGGCTGCCCACCCTCGCCGGTCGGGGGCTGGCGGAGTTGGCGGCGCTGGTCGGGCTCGACCCGG encodes:
- a CDS encoding pyridoxal phosphate-dependent aminotransferase → MLEPFRPGLHTTDPGERDYLRLSLSENSYGMSPRAERALRAEVTRTNRYPDSTAASLAASIAAHYSIDPRNIVVGNGIDELLLFTALGLIGPGGTGIVSAGTYPGHEAAVHAVRAECVRIPLADHRIDVGATCAAMRRAPRSVVYICNPHNPTGSLLTAEEIARLVAAAEDTEAVLVMDEAYMEFARPDFRDSAVPYVAGGAPVIVLRTFSKIYGLAGLRCGYAMAPSGYAEQLRKIKHVTVYNVNRFALAAAEASLADQDFVATVRDRTRAAHEHFLRRIAPLPWVHAVPSVTNFVLCRLPWEPTWVAEQLIRRDVLVRPCSDMGFRNHIRVGLGTETELDSVVDALAAVAAGRPIETAAARS
- a CDS encoding glycosyltransferase family 2 protein, which gives rise to MTAPLLSVIIPVYARRDELTRLLNSLAAQSPRSGSMEVVVVENREMLNRQWLSRADFPFPVRHEFAAEGNQSLCRNLGAEVCAGDVLLFVDSDIEFAAGALAVLRDRSLDDPERIVLADVLPLPGRVRSLGTYLYDVPSFFREYRRRARLGALDFRAFVSCGFAMSRSAFRAVGGFDPGFTHYGYEDVEFALRAQRSGVGFALCAARAFHHKALGPDSLLRRFTDLGHSAVHLTRCIPDVEDIMPVGVRAVRDGELSFPDDFDIASTVAAARAVERELDLARVGQGRVSARELFVDGRELYRRIALFGRFTGIRAELSPEPFDDRRAVRCNSVPTSIGGSTNAAYAMPSASPDPS
- a CDS encoding thiamine pyrophosphate-binding protein — protein: MQLCTYIYRRLHERGIRYAFGVPGSFVMPIWQEFSQAPEIVLARQETGAVFMADGWARATGRLGVAVATIGPGLTNCVTGVASAYRDSVPLLVLTGQAPTATFGRGAFLESYVLDRSVSPGDLFGPITKASMEIVDLANARFQVDTAIDLALAGRPGPVHLSVPFDLQETELPEEQAPPGLEASEGPGIARIGGAPGEALSATAAALTRARRPLILAGWGSVLSGAMEAVAELAVMVDAPVVSTTKSVSCLPGDHPLFLGHLGPGQRPDLVSTLRDYDPDTVLVLGASMSAYYTQPIGDILKRAFVIRVDIEAEQLQLRQRPQVAVHADVSTATTALAAILKGEGDAPSGTASSRTFVREFQERGRAAVAAQATTFGDSVSMSGVVARLAELLPATAVVVPDAGNHWLDTLSLFRAPLAGGLQLNCGLGAMGWAIGASIGMALARPDIRTVCVTGDGSILMHGCELSVAAERGANLLVVVFNNRSHARVRIHQQNVYAGDIRASDISDIDFTRWLQAMGIPTFGIDGPDDVETGLRAALATPGVVGVEVKCHPDEVPAGLRDWIGASA
- a CDS encoding radical SAM protein, with product MVVQHTESYAELKRRNAELNQQEVRAGLVELSSLPRYIMVELTQGCNLHCPMCRPASIGYREREMDRSIFRQATELLFPAAEMVDIRGWGESLLAPDIDDILDTVRYYGARCRIVTNLSLKRRKAMDRLVEMDAMIDVSLDAATQEVLDLSRTGAKFTIIDENLRRIAAQLRARDSIDSLRIVATVQACTVDSLVGLVDYANDAGVRHIVLNEVTLGEDDPNSLTGLDDRVDAAVHAASVRAGELGVELFAGTTLGTCVGLKKNVPFCVHPWSYATIGYDGSVGYCDHLIGPMMKHSGMGDLTKQGFDEIWNGPEWLGLRRWHADGHTTDVPAYHPCFECYRHRNVDFEDVFEPRLERYRLSVTPV
- a CDS encoding HAD family hydrolase, with protein sequence MTVRPSLAAVVLDFDGLVLDTETTLWRACSEQCGELGMRIDRDRYRSLIGAALPPEEFLRRILPHPVEVDLTALAAAVRARNQRLADAEDALPGVRALVDEAVAAAVPLAVASSSRREWVVGHLRRLGLLSSLSAVVCREDVDARKPAPDLHLSAARRLGARPEEILALEDSVIGAAGARAAGLRSVIVPGPLTSVDPDPAQARLPTLAGRGLAELAALVGLDPARPSAR
- a CDS encoding amino acid adenylation domain-containing protein, translated to MRYLLHQVLEEAADRHPDAPAVIDPLETWSYRQLDRRADRIANLLAELGVAKGDRVGIYADKSAWTVATLYAVLKVGGVYVPLDVLSPLDRLEHVLRDAGIALVVASPSRARAVAELSDRVPGLAAIAVGAGEEANADPLPCFSPDRIDARPPSPPPVDTIDRDLAYILYTSGSTGTPKGVMLSHRNALAFVEWAGATFDVTSEDRLSSHAPLHFDLSVFDLYVAAWAAAAVVLLPASASIFPASLAALIERHRITVWYSVPSVLVALATRGGLRSDRVATLRAVLFAGEVFAPGRLRELMELLPGRRFANLYGPTESNVCAWHDIPAPPQGTDPIPIGRAVANTELWAVTDSGRRARQGEIGELHVRGATVMCGYWGDPDRTALRLIPHESGVPGDLVLRTGDLVRVGPAGQFTFIGRRDHQVKRRGFRIELGDIEAAVTGHPQVCECAAVVIADATQDLRIVVFAAPDAVSEADILAHCRKKLPHYMIPDEVRIADSLPKTSTHKVDRQRLIAGTSSREDSGGIRGTADTCDAIGNSAARRISIAGTIPARPAHDRSRGA
- a CDS encoding SDR family NAD(P)-dependent oxidoreductase; translated protein: MKPTAVLTGASRGIGAAVLESLVEDGHHCLVIGRTEPETVGAAVDFLSADLSDRATVAALPAEVMSSLDRRGGPAAVLVNNAGGGYPCPADVLDPETAAAEVTLNLLAPMMLVRAVLPGMIAAGAGTIVNVASTAERPGVPYLHAYSASKSGLVAYTQSLAAEVAPKGIRANCVCPGAVATEMAATGRAELARLHGLAPGGYEAEMARRTGLDRLLDPREVAAAVRWLCSAESGAVNGQTINVCGTLSMR
- a CDS encoding acyl carrier protein — translated: MQQETIVAGVSDFIRREARWQADPSLLTSDYPLLDSGVIDSVTLLKMVAYLQQSFGIVIRDEDLLPENFADIDAVVRFVGECQGK
- a CDS encoding glycosyltransferase family 4 protein; translation: MLDNPAARGYAAPLRILLVNGNFADGTVGGTQRFSWNLARWLIERGHVVGVLCQGERDEAETVHGIRVYRVRPPALGTPRGDRLGVANATLAVHNPGVAPKVSAALREFRPDVCHIQMLRRLTFATLAAIRRHRVPIVQTVHELFSLWNFNPYRGIHPDWDTMSSRPPWTVRRLKQIHRRLSAGVAHVCAPSELAMRAYRDDGYFRDVPGTVVPNAVPWEWGTPRAAVRRRIAALGHGAEPTRFLYLGRVDYYKGVECLLDALAAVPDNDIRLHVAGTGMLEPRVRAAAAKDGRIVVHGAVDGEHRRALLAEADALVCPSTSPETFGLVVLEAFCAGLPVIASRVGALPELVRHDENGLLVAPGSPDELASALRALREPSRRAGLLTRVADKAEEFSPDRFIDTQIGIYRTVVSASGGH
- a CDS encoding AraC family ligand binding domain-containing protein: MSFQRIRIDDALLPAVVEMFDELGEPVQVLTPDSDRPLVVHHIMGQVTLIAGGTGYVLMDDAEFAVGPGDLLVLSPRCRHSFYCPEGELTLRHWHWPQRELHTDRTILRDVAPFTAGSPAGEVDAR